In Leisingera sp. NJS204, the following are encoded in one genomic region:
- a CDS encoding GNAT family N-acetyltransferase, whose amino-acid sequence MSEPLTPKKMAATHAAAFTRSRPWRAAEFASLLDSPLVFAAGDARCFALVRVIADEAELLTIATDPAHQRQGLARRCMAEWESAVRDRGAAEAFLEVAEDNAPAQALYRAGGFAECGRRKGYYLRQGAAAADAILMRKALP is encoded by the coding sequence ATGAGTGAACCGCTGACACCAAAGAAGATGGCCGCGACCCATGCCGCGGCCTTTACCCGGTCCCGCCCGTGGCGCGCTGCTGAATTCGCCTCCCTGCTGGACAGCCCGCTGGTTTTCGCCGCCGGTGATGCGCGCTGTTTTGCCCTGGTTCGGGTAATTGCGGATGAGGCGGAACTGCTGACAATTGCCACCGATCCCGCGCATCAGCGCCAGGGATTGGCGCGGCGCTGCATGGCCGAGTGGGAATCAGCCGTCCGGGATCGCGGGGCCGCCGAAGCCTTCCTTGAGGTGGCCGAGGACAATGCCCCGGCGCAGGCACTGTACCGGGCCGGCGGATTCGCGGAGTGCGGCCGCCGGAAGGGCTACTACCTCCGCCAGGGTGCCGCCGCAGCGGACGCGATCCTGATGCGTAAAGCGTTACCTTAG
- a CDS encoding nuclear transport factor 2 family protein: MTDSLHTLFAAWGDPTPEGRASKTDAAIGPRFYYSDPNSPAPIEGRDAYLEYVAQFSAMMPGAAAKVVAVSEHHGHVRATVDFEKDGKRMVRGQYFADLEDGKVVRLIGFTGMGEPD, translated from the coding sequence ATGACGGATTCACTTCACACTCTGTTTGCGGCCTGGGGCGACCCAACGCCTGAAGGCCGCGCTTCAAAAACGGACGCGGCCATCGGGCCTCGTTTTTACTACTCCGATCCCAACTCTCCTGCCCCAATCGAAGGGCGCGATGCCTATCTGGAATATGTTGCGCAGTTCAGCGCGATGATGCCCGGTGCCGCGGCCAAGGTGGTTGCCGTCTCGGAACACCACGGCCACGTGCGCGCCACGGTGGATTTCGAAAAGGATGGCAAGCGCATGGTGCGCGGCCAGTATTTTGCTGATCTTGAAGACGGCAAAGTGGTGCGGCTGATCGGGTTTACAGGCATGGGAGAGCCCGATTGA
- a CDS encoding BMP family lipoprotein: MTLMKSLMGAAASLALTAGAALAEPALIFDLGGKFDKSFNEAAHGGAQRWAAETGESYREIELQSEAQREQALRRFAEAGANPIVMVGFAFADALGQVAADYPDTKFTIIDMVVEGDNVRSVVFNEHEGSYLVGMMAAMASKSNTVGFIGGMDIPLIRKFACGYAEGVKAANPDANVISNMTGTTPAAWNDPVKGSELTKAQISQGADVVYAAAGGTGVGVLQTAADEGILSIGVDSNQNHLHPGKVLTSMTKKVGNAVFEAFTDGADMETGFSVMGLSNGGVGYAMDEHNASLVSAEMQSAVDEAAAKIASGEIKVHDYMADDSCPALSF, from the coding sequence ATGACCCTGATGAAATCGCTGATGGGCGCAGCCGCGTCGCTGGCCCTGACCGCAGGCGCCGCACTGGCCGAGCCTGCGCTGATCTTCGACCTGGGCGGCAAGTTCGACAAAAGCTTTAACGAGGCAGCACACGGCGGCGCCCAGCGCTGGGCCGCGGAAACCGGCGAAAGCTACCGCGAGATCGAGCTGCAGTCCGAAGCCCAGCGCGAACAGGCGCTGCGCCGCTTTGCCGAGGCCGGCGCCAACCCGATCGTGATGGTGGGTTTTGCCTTTGCCGATGCCCTGGGCCAGGTGGCAGCCGATTACCCGGACACCAAATTCACCATCATCGACATGGTGGTTGAGGGCGACAATGTGCGCTCGGTTGTGTTCAACGAGCACGAAGGTTCCTATCTGGTTGGCATGATGGCGGCGATGGCGTCGAAATCGAACACCGTCGGCTTTATCGGCGGCATGGACATCCCGCTGATCCGCAAATTCGCCTGCGGCTATGCCGAAGGGGTCAAGGCCGCCAATCCGGACGCCAATGTGATTTCCAACATGACCGGCACCACCCCGGCGGCCTGGAACGACCCGGTCAAAGGCTCAGAGCTGACCAAGGCGCAGATCAGCCAAGGCGCTGACGTGGTCTATGCCGCGGCAGGCGGCACTGGCGTCGGCGTGCTGCAGACCGCGGCCGATGAAGGCATTCTGTCGATCGGCGTGGACAGCAACCAGAACCACCTGCATCCGGGCAAAGTGCTGACCTCGATGACCAAGAAGGTCGGCAACGCCGTGTTTGAGGCCTTCACCGACGGCGCGGACATGGAGACCGGCTTCTCTGTCATGGGCCTGTCCAATGGCGGTGTCGGCTATGCCATGGACGAGCACAACGCCTCCCTGGTCTCGGCTGAGATGCAGTCCGCCGTGGATGAAGCTGCCGCCAAGATCGCCTCGGGCGAGATCAAGGTGCACGATTACATGGCGGATGACAGCTGCCCCGCGCTGAGCTTCTAA
- a CDS encoding ABC transporter ATP-binding protein, which translates to MTAPAIELKGISKAFGPVQANKDISISVAPGTIHGIIGENGAGKSTLMSILYGFYKADKGEVWIKGQRTAIPDSQAAIAAGIGMVFQHFKLVENFTVLENIVLGAEDSGMLMPSLRRARKELKALEEEYELFVDPDARIDEIGVGMQQRVEILKALYRKAEILILDEPTGVLTPSEADQLFRILDRLRAEGKTIILITHKLREIMEYTDTVSVMRRGQMTATVKTAETSPEHLAELMVGRKVLLRVDKVPARPGAPILEIENLRVVDEAGVERVKGINLTVRAGEIVGIAGVAGNGQSELLEVLGGMRAGSGSIKLHGTTLPLQGHGADARARRDAHIGHVPEDRQREGLIMDFHAWENVAFGYHRDPAYKNGLLLDNAALRADTEAKMEKFDVRPPDPWLAAKSFSGGNQQKIVVAREIERNPELLLIGQPTRGVDIGAIEFIHKQIVALRDQGKAILLVSVELEEILSLADRVAVMFDGMIMGERPADQTDEKELGLLMAGVAGEAA; encoded by the coding sequence TTGACCGCCCCCGCCATTGAACTCAAAGGTATCTCCAAGGCCTTTGGCCCGGTCCAGGCGAACAAGGACATCTCGATCAGCGTCGCCCCCGGAACCATTCACGGGATCATCGGGGAAAACGGCGCCGGCAAATCAACGCTGATGTCGATCCTCTATGGGTTTTACAAGGCCGACAAAGGCGAGGTCTGGATCAAGGGGCAGCGGACTGCGATCCCCGACAGCCAGGCGGCGATTGCTGCCGGCATCGGCATGGTGTTCCAGCATTTCAAACTGGTGGAGAACTTCACCGTTCTGGAGAACATCGTGCTGGGCGCCGAGGACAGCGGCATGCTGATGCCCTCTCTGCGCCGCGCCCGCAAGGAGCTGAAGGCGCTGGAGGAGGAGTATGAGCTGTTTGTGGACCCCGACGCCCGCATCGACGAGATCGGCGTCGGCATGCAGCAGCGTGTCGAAATCCTCAAGGCGCTGTACCGCAAGGCCGAGATCCTGATCCTGGACGAGCCGACTGGCGTTCTGACGCCATCCGAGGCAGATCAGCTGTTCCGCATCCTTGACCGGCTGCGCGCCGAAGGCAAAACCATCATCCTGATCACCCACAAGTTGCGGGAGATTATGGAGTATACCGACACGGTGTCAGTGATGCGGCGCGGCCAGATGACAGCCACCGTCAAAACGGCTGAAACCAGCCCCGAACACCTGGCCGAGCTGATGGTCGGCCGCAAGGTGCTGCTGCGGGTGGATAAGGTGCCCGCCCGGCCCGGGGCGCCGATCCTTGAGATTGAAAACCTGCGGGTGGTGGATGAAGCCGGCGTTGAACGCGTCAAGGGTATCAACCTGACGGTGCGCGCAGGCGAGATTGTCGGCATCGCAGGGGTTGCCGGCAATGGCCAGTCGGAGCTGCTGGAGGTTCTGGGCGGCATGCGCGCGGGCAGCGGCAGCATCAAACTGCATGGCACCACTTTGCCGCTTCAAGGCCATGGCGCGGATGCACGTGCGCGGCGGGACGCCCATATCGGCCATGTGCCGGAGGACCGCCAGCGCGAGGGCCTCATCATGGACTTCCACGCTTGGGAAAACGTGGCCTTTGGCTATCACCGCGATCCGGCCTACAAAAACGGACTGCTGTTGGATAATGCCGCCCTGCGGGCGGATACCGAAGCCAAGATGGAAAAGTTCGACGTGCGCCCGCCGGATCCCTGGCTGGCCGCCAAAAGCTTTTCCGGCGGCAACCAGCAGAAAATCGTCGTCGCGCGCGAGATTGAGCGCAACCCGGAGCTTTTGCTGATCGGCCAGCCGACCCGCGGCGTCGATATCGGCGCCATTGAATTCATTCACAAGCAGATCGTGGCCTTGCGCGATCAGGGCAAGGCGATCCTGCTGGTCTCGGTCGAGCTGGAGGAAATCCTGTCGCTGGCGGACCGGGTTGCGGTGATGTTTGACGGCATGATCATGGGGGAACGCCCCGCCGATCAGACCGACGAAAAAGAGCTGGGCCTGTTGATGGCCGGTGTCGCGGGGGAGGCCGCGTAA
- a CDS encoding ABC transporter permease yields the protein MEKMPKWADVVLIPLISLLLAAILSALVILGIGEDPVAAVKLMVDGALGSTYGWGYTLYYATNFMFTGLAVAVAAHAGLFNIGGEGQAMLGGLGVALVCLLIPWPHWSLALVFAALGAGIFGAAWAAIPAYLQAKRGSHIVITTIMFNFIAAAVLNYVLVNVLRPQGSMDPATARFPEAVHLPSLHELLAPVGISFSKSAPANVSLLVAVGACLFIWLLIWRTPLGYEIRSLGKSEPGARYAGISSVRTVMIAMLISGAMAGMMAVNNVMGEAERLVLNATEGAGFIGIAVALMGRNHPFGVFLAAILFGFLYQGGAELALWTSIPRELIVVIQALVILFTGALDNMVRMPLEKIFLAARKGRS from the coding sequence ATGGAAAAGATGCCGAAATGGGCCGATGTGGTCCTGATCCCGCTGATCAGTCTGTTGCTGGCCGCGATCCTGTCAGCCCTGGTGATCCTCGGGATTGGCGAAGACCCGGTCGCCGCGGTCAAACTGATGGTCGATGGCGCCCTGGGGTCCACCTATGGCTGGGGCTACACGCTCTATTATGCCACCAACTTCATGTTCACCGGCCTTGCGGTGGCGGTTGCTGCCCATGCAGGCCTGTTCAACATCGGCGGCGAGGGCCAGGCGATGCTGGGCGGGCTTGGCGTGGCGCTGGTCTGCCTGCTGATCCCCTGGCCGCATTGGTCGCTGGCGCTGGTCTTTGCCGCCCTCGGCGCCGGGATTTTCGGCGCCGCCTGGGCTGCGATCCCTGCCTATCTGCAGGCCAAGCGCGGCAGCCATATCGTGATCACCACCATCATGTTCAACTTCATTGCAGCAGCGGTGCTGAACTATGTGCTGGTCAATGTGCTGCGCCCCCAAGGCTCGATGGATCCGGCCACCGCGCGGTTTCCCGAAGCTGTGCATCTGCCGTCTTTGCATGAGCTGCTGGCCCCGGTCGGCATCAGCTTTTCCAAATCGGCACCGGCCAATGTCAGCCTGCTGGTTGCCGTCGGTGCCTGCCTGTTTATCTGGCTGCTGATCTGGCGCACGCCGCTGGGCTATGAAATCCGCTCGCTTGGCAAATCGGAACCGGGCGCGCGCTATGCCGGCATTTCTTCGGTGCGCACTGTCATGATCGCGATGCTGATCTCCGGCGCGATGGCCGGCATGATGGCGGTCAACAATGTGATGGGCGAGGCTGAACGGCTGGTGCTGAATGCCACAGAAGGCGCCGGTTTCATCGGCATCGCGGTGGCACTGATGGGCCGCAACCATCCGTTCGGCGTATTCCTGGCGGCGATCCTGTTCGGGTTCCTGTACCAGGGCGGCGCCGAGCTGGCGCTCTGGACCTCGATCCCGCGTGAGCTGATTGTGGTGATCCAGGCCTTGGTGATCCTGTTCACTGGCGCTTTGGACAACATGGTTCGGATGCCGCTTGAAAAGATCTTCCTGGCGGCGCGGAAGGGGCGGAGCTGA
- the tsaB gene encoding tRNA (adenosine(37)-N6)-threonylcarbamoyltransferase complex dimerization subunit type 1 TsaB translates to MTSEPLVLGFDTSAAHCAAALLRGDAVLASRLEEMTRGQAERLMLLLEEVLAEGGAVWQDLDAIGVGIGPGNFTGIRIAVSAARGLALGLEVPTVGVDGFEARAAEGTLPAVPAPRDQVYAALPGEAPRLMPRQEAEDAARGAGLAFAPVASPAGIAEAVARIAAARFRTVTDPPAPLYLRAADAAPSSDVPPALIDE, encoded by the coding sequence ATGACGTCCGAACCACTGGTTCTGGGTTTTGACACATCGGCCGCGCATTGTGCGGCCGCTTTGCTGCGCGGCGACGCAGTGCTGGCCTCCCGGCTTGAGGAAATGACCCGCGGCCAGGCTGAGCGGCTGATGCTGCTGCTGGAGGAGGTGCTGGCCGAAGGCGGCGCCGTCTGGCAGGATCTGGATGCGATTGGTGTTGGCATCGGCCCCGGCAATTTCACCGGCATCCGCATCGCCGTTTCCGCCGCCCGCGGCCTGGCGCTGGGGCTGGAGGTGCCGACGGTGGGCGTCGATGGGTTTGAGGCCCGCGCCGCCGAGGGCACCCTGCCCGCCGTGCCCGCTCCGCGCGATCAGGTCTATGCCGCCTTGCCCGGCGAAGCACCGCGTCTGATGCCGCGCCAGGAGGCTGAAGATGCCGCCCGCGGTGCCGGGCTGGCCTTTGCGCCCGTGGCAAGCCCGGCAGGGATTGCCGAAGCTGTTGCGCGCATTGCCGCTGCACGGTTCCGCACCGTGACTGATCCGCCTGCACCGCTGTACCTGCGTGCTGCAGATGCGGCGCCGTCCAGTGATGTTCCGCCTGCGCTGATTGATGAGTGA
- a CDS encoding NifU family protein → MFIQTESTPNPATLKFLPGQTVLEAGTADFPSADAAGKSPLASRIFAVDGVTGVFFGNDFVTVTKADSIEWDHIKPAILGAVMEHYQSGQPVMADGSADPASGHAEHSGEDAEIVNQIKELLDSRVRPAVAQDGGDITFHGFDRGVVYLHMQGACAGCPSSTLTLKMGIENLLRHYIPEVTEVRPVAV, encoded by the coding sequence ATGTTCATTCAGACTGAATCCACGCCCAACCCGGCGACGCTGAAATTCCTGCCGGGCCAGACCGTTCTGGAAGCAGGCACCGCTGATTTCCCCAGTGCTGATGCCGCTGGCAAATCGCCGCTGGCCTCCCGTATCTTTGCGGTAGACGGCGTGACCGGTGTGTTTTTCGGCAACGACTTTGTGACCGTGACCAAGGCGGACAGCATTGAGTGGGATCATATCAAACCCGCCATCCTGGGCGCGGTGATGGAACATTACCAGTCCGGCCAGCCGGTGATGGCGGACGGCTCTGCCGACCCGGCCTCGGGCCATGCCGAACATTCCGGCGAGGACGCAGAGATCGTCAACCAGATCAAGGAGCTGCTGGACAGCCGCGTGCGCCCGGCGGTGGCCCAGGACGGCGGCGACATCACCTTCCACGGCTTTGACCGCGGTGTGGTCTATCTGCATATGCAGGGCGCCTGCGCCGGCTGCCCGTCTTCGACCCTGACACTGAAGATGGGCATCGAGAACCTGCTGCGCCATTACATCCCGGAAGTCACCGAGGTGCGCCCGGTTGCTGTCTGA